A stretch of the Planktothricoides raciborskii GIHE-MW2 genome encodes the following:
- a CDS encoding DUF4327 family protein, with protein MATSTVQYSIDVIQQEARQLVNKGLVSRQQPIYTLCQYIPAREWACVECELEKCDFLLRDRIGDLMGSEEWDND; from the coding sequence ATGGCTACGTCTACTGTCCAATATTCAATCGACGTTATTCAGCAAGAGGCTCGTCAACTGGTTAATAAGGGACTGGTTAGCCGCCAACAACCAATCTACACGCTTTGTCAGTACATTCCCGCTCGTGAATGGGCTTGTGTCGAATGTGAACTAGAAAAATGTGACTTCTTACTCCGCGATCGCATTGGCGATCTGATGGGCAGCGAAGAATGGGATAACGACTAA
- a CDS encoding MFS transporter, producing MKLHRQILAHLPKLNQKIWILIFGRFLSGIGTGFTLFYAPIFFASDELGLTNTEVGFALGSISVSGVIGRFLSGSMSDSPRWGRRRTLLLSTLVSSLASFILANTQDFYTLLAGNLMMGLGIGLYWPATEAVVADLSTGEQRHEAYAITRLGDSCGLGLGIILGGIFVSLMGSYRLLFVVDAISFLVFSGVIYQAIPETYQFDRHQKQKLEKNGWLVAMGDRALWIYCVVNILFTTYISQVHTAMPIYFSQFVGSGLPTILISALFTWHLVLSIVLQLPTARFLRRFSHTKALIFSSLLWGTGFIFTGITGIINSGQIVVALLASGILAIATVAYLPSASALVADLAPPSGRGVYLSINSQCWAVGYFIGPVLAGWTFDRPRPWADLLWPGWAVTVLGAIAILQLLDRTLKSNH from the coding sequence ATGAAATTGCATCGGCAAATTTTGGCTCATTTGCCCAAACTTAACCAAAAAATTTGGATTCTAATTTTTGGCAGATTTTTATCGGGAATTGGGACGGGATTTACTTTATTTTATGCCCCAATATTTTTTGCTAGTGATGAATTGGGATTAACTAACACTGAGGTGGGATTTGCCCTGGGGAGTATTTCCGTTTCTGGAGTGATTGGCCGTTTTTTGAGTGGCTCAATGAGCGATTCTCCTCGGTGGGGCAGAAGACGCACTTTACTTTTGTCTACTTTAGTTTCCAGTTTGGCTTCTTTTATTTTAGCCAATACTCAAGATTTTTATACGTTATTGGCCGGAAATTTAATGATGGGTTTAGGCATCGGTTTATATTGGCCTGCCACTGAAGCAGTGGTGGCTGATTTAAGCACTGGAGAACAGCGCCATGAAGCTTATGCCATTACTCGATTAGGAGATAGTTGTGGGTTAGGTTTGGGAATTATCCTGGGCGGAATTTTTGTCTCTTTAATGGGGTCTTATCGGCTTTTATTTGTGGTGGATGCGATTTCTTTTTTGGTATTTTCCGGGGTTATTTATCAAGCCATTCCTGAAACTTATCAGTTCGATCGCCATCAAAAGCAGAAATTAGAAAAAAATGGCTGGTTGGTTGCTATGGGCGATCGCGCCTTATGGATTTATTGTGTCGTAAATATTCTGTTTACTACCTATATCTCCCAAGTTCACACCGCAATGCCAATTTATTTTAGTCAGTTTGTTGGCTCAGGTTTGCCCACGATCTTAATTAGTGCTTTATTTACTTGGCACCTCGTCCTTTCGATTGTTTTACAATTACCAACCGCCCGGTTTCTCCGCCGCTTTAGTCATACAAAAGCATTGATTTTTTCTAGCCTATTATGGGGTACTGGTTTTATTTTCACTGGCATTACGGGAATCATCAATTCTGGTCAAATTGTGGTCGCTTTATTGGCTTCCGGCATTCTGGCGATCGCCACCGTTGCTTATTTACCTTCTGCCTCTGCTTTGGTGGCAGACTTAGCACCCCCCTCCGGTCGCGGGGTCTATCTTTCAATTAACTCTCAATGTTGGGCTGTGGGTTATTTTATTGGCCCAGTCTTAGCTGGTTGGACATTCGATCGACCCCGTCCTTGGGCAGATTTATTATGGCCAGGCTGGGCGGTTACAGTGCTAGGTGCGATCGCGATTTTGCAACTCTTAGATCGAACCTTAAAAAGTAATCATTAA
- the dut gene encoding dUTP diphosphatase has product MNMKIHLLYADAQVPTYAHDTDSGMDLLAYEDILIPAGEWRLVGTGIAIELPHLTEAQVRPRSGLAAKHGITVLNTPGTIDEGYRGEIKVILINHSPQDFQVEKGMRIAQMVIAPVFRPKVEVCRGEISATTRGAKGFGSTGI; this is encoded by the coding sequence ATCAACATGAAGATTCATCTGTTATATGCTGATGCCCAAGTTCCCACCTATGCCCATGACACCGATTCAGGCATGGATTTGTTAGCGTATGAAGACATTTTAATCCCTGCCGGTGAATGGCGGTTAGTGGGGACGGGAATTGCCATAGAATTACCCCATTTAACCGAGGCGCAAGTTCGCCCTCGCAGTGGTTTAGCTGCCAAGCATGGCATTACGGTGTTGAATACTCCAGGCACGATTGATGAAGGCTATCGGGGAGAAATTAAAGTGATTTTAATCAATCATTCCCCGCAGGATTTTCAGGTAGAAAAAGGGATGAGAATTGCTCAAATGGTGATTGCCCCTGTTTTCCGCCCAAAGGTGGAGGTTTGTCGCGGAGAAATCAGCGCCACTACCAGAGGCGCTAAGGGATTTGGTTCGACGGGAATTTAG
- a CDS encoding dCMP deaminase family protein — translation MENKPQVSQLDLRPTWDEYFLMLAKLAATRSSCLAFPVGAVIVKNKQVLATGYNGAPAGSPHCTTQGYCYPGLSSCDASTTLPSRAVHAEANAIAQAAKHGISTEGACIYVTLEPCLSCLKLVISAGIHEIYYETSFNSGEKALVRDSFIAEGLVTLKQIHLSETIAQKAASFLLNPTSIPGNKNF, via the coding sequence ATGGAAAATAAACCCCAAGTATCCCAACTCGACCTTAGACCTACCTGGGATGAATATTTTCTCATGTTGGCGAAATTGGCGGCTACACGGTCGAGTTGCCTAGCGTTTCCCGTGGGGGCGGTGATTGTCAAAAATAAGCAGGTGTTAGCGACGGGCTACAATGGCGCCCCGGCTGGTTCCCCCCACTGTACCACCCAAGGATATTGCTATCCGGGATTAAGTAGTTGTGATGCTTCCACAACTTTGCCCTCTCGCGCTGTCCATGCGGAGGCAAATGCGATCGCCCAAGCCGCCAAACACGGCATTTCCACGGAAGGGGCTTGTATTTACGTCACCTTAGAACCTTGTCTCTCCTGCTTAAAACTGGTGATTTCCGCTGGAATTCACGAAATTTACTATGAAACCTCTTTTAATAGTGGGGAAAAAGCCTTAGTTAGAGACTCTTTTATTGCTGAGGGATTAGTCACCCTTAAACAAATTCACTTATCAGAAACCATTGCCCAAAAAGCGGCGTCATTTCTATTAAATCCCACGTCAATTCCTGGAAATAAAAATTTTTGA